The Camelina sativa cultivar DH55 chromosome 14, Cs, whole genome shotgun sequence genome includes a window with the following:
- the LOC104740790 gene encoding LOW QUALITY PROTEIN: protein PIN-LIKES 1-like (The sequence of the model RefSeq protein was modified relative to this genomic sequence to represent the inferred CDS: deleted 1 base in 1 codon), which yields MRLLDLFITSSIPVAKILMITGIGFYLAMDRVNILNQDARKHLNNIVFYVFSPSLVASSLASTITYESMVKMWFMPINVLLTFIIGSFLGWIVIKITKPPSHLRGIIVGCCAAGNLGNMPLIIIPAICNEKGSPFGDSESCEKYGLGYIALSMAIGAIYIWTYAYNLMRMLAHPAGETAINSTSSTMPLISPKVEVAEQVGTWSKVKQRVCSAAERINLRTIFAPSTIAALVALAVGLNPILRKLLVGNTAPLRVIEDSVSLLGDGAIPLLTLVVGGNLLKGLRGSGMQKSVILGVVVVRYLLLPILGVLIVQGAHHFGLVTSXEPLYQFILLLQYVVPPAMNLGTITQLFGSGESECSVILFWSYALASVSLTVWPTFFMWLVA from the exons ATGAGGCTGTTGGATCTGTTCATAACCTCGTCGATACCAGTTGCAAAGATTCTGATGATAACAGGAATCGGATTTTACTTGGCTATGGATCGAGTTAACATTCTCAATCAAGATGCTAGAAAACATCTCAACAAC ATAGTTTTCTATGTGTTTAGTCCTTCACTTGTTGCAAGCAGTTTGGCTTCTACTATTACGTACGAAAGCATGGTGAAAAT GTGGTTTATGCCAATCAATGTGTTGTTAACATTCATCATTGGTTCGTTTCTTGGTTGGATTGTTATCAAAATCACTAAACCTCCTTCGCATCTTCGTGGCATCATTGTTGGTTGCTGTGCTGCTG GGAATTTGGGAAACATGCCACTCATTATCATCCCAGCTATATGTAATGAAAAGGGAAGCCCTTTTGGAGATTCAGAGAGTTGTGAGAAATATGGACTTGGTTATATTGCACTCTCAATGGCG ATTGGAGCCATTTACATATGGACTTATGCATACAATCTTATGCGGATGCTAGCACACCCAGCTGGAGAAACCGCAATAAACAGTACCTCATCTACAATGCCACTGATTTCTCCCAAAGTTGAAGTTGCGGAACAG GTTGGGACATGGAGCAAGGTCAAGCAAAGAGTGTGTTCTGCAGCAGAGAGAATCAATCTACGAACAATATTTGCTCCTTCAACTATTGCAGCG CTTGTCGCGCTTGCAGTTGGGTTAAATCCTATACTAAGGAAGCTACTAGTTGGCAACACAGCTCCACTCAGAGTGATTGAGGACTCAGTATCTTTATTGGG GGATGGTGCAATTCCTCTTCTGACTCTGGTTGTAGGAGGAAACCTTCtcaaag GTCTGAGAGGTTCAGGAATGCAAAAGTCAGTTATCTTAGGGGTGGTGGTTGTGCGTTACCTTTTACTGCCAATATTAGGTGTTTTAATAGTACAAGGAGCTCACCACTTTGGTTTGGTTACATCT ANTGAACCGCTCTACCAGTTTATTCTTCTGCTTCAGTATGTCGTTCCACCCGCAATGAATCTTG GTACAATCACTCAACTATTTGGGTCAGGAGAAAGCGAATGCTCTGTGATTCTATTCTGGTCTTATGCTTTGGCTTCGGTTTCTCTCACTGTCTGGCCAACATTCTTTATGTGGCTTGTAGCCTGa
- the LOC104740789 gene encoding cyclin-dependent kinase B2-2-like isoform X1, which produces MENNNNGGGGGVKPAVSAMESFEKLEKVGEGTYGKVYRAREKATGMIVALKKTRLHEDEEGVPPTTLREISILRMLARDPHIVRLMDVKQGINKEGKTVLYLVFEYVDTDLKKFIRSFRQAGQNIPQNTVKSLMYQLCKGMAFCHGHGVLHRDLKPHNLLMDRNTMTLKIADLGLARAFTLPMKKYTHEILTLWYRAPEVLLGATHYSTAVDMWSVGCIFAELVTKQAIFAGDSELQQLLRIFRLLGTPNEEVWPGVSTLKDWHEYPQWKPLSLSTAVPNLDEAGLDLLSKMLEYEPAKRISAKKAMEHPYFDDLPDKSSL; this is translated from the exons atggagaacaacaacaatggaggaggaggaggagtgaaACCTGCAGTTTCAGCGATGGAATCATTCGAGAAGCTTGAGAAAGTAGGCGAAGGTACTTACGGGAAAGTGTACAGAGCGAGAGAGAAAGCAACAGGGATGATCGTTGCTTTGAAGAAGACCCGTCTCCATGAGGATGAAGAAGGCGTTCCTCCCACTACTCTTCGCGAGATCTCCATCTTGCGCATGCTCGCTCGTGATCCCCACATCGTCAGG TTGATGGATGTTAAGCAAGGAATAAACAAAGAAGGGAAAACTGTACTCTACCTTGTTTTCGAGTATGTTGACACTGATCTCAAGAAATTCATCAGAAGCTTTCGTCAAGCTGGACAGAACATTCCTCAGAACACTGTcaag AGCTTGATGTACCAGTTATGCAAAGGCATGGCTTTTTGCCATGGTCATGGAGTGTTGCACAG GGATCTTAAGCCTCATAATCTCTTGATGGACCGGAATACAATGACCCTTAAAATAGCTGATCTTGGATTAGCCAGAGCCTTCACTCTCCCAATGAAAAAGTATACACATGAG ATTCTAACTCTATGGTACAGAGCTCCAGAAGTCCTTCTCGGAGCAACCCATTACTCAACTGCAGTAGATATGTGGTCTGTTGGCTGCATTTTTG cTGAACTCGTGACCAAGCAAGCAATTTTTGCTGGAGACTCTGAGCTCCAACAGCTCCTCCGTATTTTCAG GTTGCTGGGAACACCAAACGAAGAAGTGTGGCCTGGTGTGAGCACACTCAAGGATTGGCATGAATACCCACAATGGAAACCGTTGAGTCTCTCCACAGCTGTTCCAAACCTCGATGAGGCCGGACTTGATCTCTTATCT AAAATGCTGGAGTACGAGCCAGCAAAACGAATCTCAGCTAAGAAGGCTATGGAGCATCCTTACTTCGATGATCTACCTGACAAGTCTTCTCTCTGA
- the LOC104740789 gene encoding cyclin-dependent kinase B2-2-like isoform X2 — protein sequence MDVKQGINKEGKTVLYLVFEYVDTDLKKFIRSFRQAGQNIPQNTVKSLMYQLCKGMAFCHGHGVLHRDLKPHNLLMDRNTMTLKIADLGLARAFTLPMKKYTHEILTLWYRAPEVLLGATHYSTAVDMWSVGCIFAELVTKQAIFAGDSELQQLLRIFRLLGTPNEEVWPGVSTLKDWHEYPQWKPLSLSTAVPNLDEAGLDLLSKMLEYEPAKRISAKKAMEHPYFDDLPDKSSL from the exons ATGGATGTTAAGCAAGGAATAAACAAAGAAGGGAAAACTGTACTCTACCTTGTTTTCGAGTATGTTGACACTGATCTCAAGAAATTCATCAGAAGCTTTCGTCAAGCTGGACAGAACATTCCTCAGAACACTGTcaag AGCTTGATGTACCAGTTATGCAAAGGCATGGCTTTTTGCCATGGTCATGGAGTGTTGCACAG GGATCTTAAGCCTCATAATCTCTTGATGGACCGGAATACAATGACCCTTAAAATAGCTGATCTTGGATTAGCCAGAGCCTTCACTCTCCCAATGAAAAAGTATACACATGAG ATTCTAACTCTATGGTACAGAGCTCCAGAAGTCCTTCTCGGAGCAACCCATTACTCAACTGCAGTAGATATGTGGTCTGTTGGCTGCATTTTTG cTGAACTCGTGACCAAGCAAGCAATTTTTGCTGGAGACTCTGAGCTCCAACAGCTCCTCCGTATTTTCAG GTTGCTGGGAACACCAAACGAAGAAGTGTGGCCTGGTGTGAGCACACTCAAGGATTGGCATGAATACCCACAATGGAAACCGTTGAGTCTCTCCACAGCTGTTCCAAACCTCGATGAGGCCGGACTTGATCTCTTATCT AAAATGCTGGAGTACGAGCCAGCAAAACGAATCTCAGCTAAGAAGGCTATGGAGCATCCTTACTTCGATGATCTACCTGACAAGTCTTCTCTCTGA
- the LOC104740791 gene encoding pyrophosphate--fructose 6-phosphate 1-phosphotransferase subunit alpha 1, whose translation MDSDFGIPRELSPLQQLRSQYKSDLPPCLQGTTVRVELGDGTTVAEAADSHTMARAFPHTLGQPLAHFLRETAQVTDAHIITELPSVRVGIVFCGRQAPGGHNVIWGLFEALKVHNSNSTLLGFLGGSEGLFAQKTLEITDDILQTYKNQGGYDLLGRTKDQIKTTEQVNAALKACTDLKLDGLVIIGGVTSNTDAAHLAEFFVEAKCSTKVVGAPVTTNGDLKNQFVETNVGFDTICKVNSQLISNACTDALSAEKYYYFIRLMGRKHSHVALECTLQSHPNMVILGEEVAASKLTIFDIAKQICDAVQARAVEDKNHGVILIPEGIIESIPEVYALLKEIHGLLRQGVAADKISTQLSPWSSALFEFLPPFIKKQLLLRPESDDSAQLSQIETEKLLAYLVETEMNKRLKEGIYKGKKFNAICHFFGYQARGSLPSKFDCDYAYVLGHICYHVLAAGLNGYMATVTNLKSPVNKWKCGAAPITAMMTVKHWSQNASSTLTSIGRPAIHPAMVDLKGKAYDLLRQNAQKFLMEDLYRNPGPLQYDGPGADAKAVSLCVEDQDYMGRIKKLQEYLDQVRKIVKPGCSQDVLKAALSVMASVTDVLTTISSTGGQ comes from the exons ATGGATTCAGATTTTGGAATCCCAAGAGAACTCTCCCCTCTTCAGCAACTCCGATCTCAGTATAAATCCGACCTTCCTCCTTGTCTCCAg GGGACTACTGTCCGCGTCGAGCTTGGTGATGGAACCACTGTTGCAGAGGCTGCTGATTCCCACACCATGGCTCGTGCTTTCCCGCATACCTTAGGCCAGCCTTTGGCTCACTTCCTCAGGGAAACTGCTCAAGTCACTGATGCTCACATCATTACCGAGCTTCCATCTGTTAG AGTTGGAATTGTGTTTTGTGGAAGGCAAGCTCCAGGTGGACACAATGTGATCTGGGGTCTTTTCGAGGCTCTCAAAGTGCACAACTCAAATAGCACTTTGCTTGGTTTTTTGG GTGGTTCCGAAGGTCTATTTGCACAAAAGACTTTGGAGATCACAGATGATATACTCCAGACTTACAAAAACCAAG GTGGTTATGATTTGCTTGGAAGAACCAAGGATCAGATCAAAACAACTGAGCAGGTTAACGCTGCACTCAAAGCTTGCACGGATTTGAAGTTAGATGGCCTTGTTATCATTGGAG GTGTAACATCAAACACAGATGCAGCTCATCTTGCTGAATTTTTCGTTGAAGCAAAATGCTCAACTAAg GTTGTTGGTGCTCCAGTTACTACAAATGGAGATCTCAAGAATCAGTTTGTGGAGACAAACGTAGGTTTTGACACCATATGCAAG GTGAATTCACAGCTAATTAGCAATGCCTGCACTGATGCTCTCTCTGCAGAGAAG TATTATTATTTCATCCGTCTCATGGGTCGGAAGCACTCTCATGTTGCTCTTGAGTGTACACTTCAGTCTCATCCAAACATg GTGATATTGGGTGAGGAGGTTGCAGCATCGAAGCTCACAATTTTTGACATTGCGAAACAGATCTGTGATGCTGTTCAAGCAAGAGCAGTAGAAG ACAAGAACCATGGAGTCATCCTCATTCCCGAAGGGATCATAGAGAGTATTCCTGAAGTCTATGCTTTGTTAAAG GAAATTCACGGGCTCCTTAGGCAGGGTGTAGCTGCTGATAAGATATCTACTCAGCTTTCACCTTGGTCATCTGCTTTGTTTGAGTTTCTTCCTCCATTCATTAAGAAACAG CTACTTCTCCGTCCTGAGTCTGATGATTCTGCTCAGCTATCCCAG ATTGAGACGGAGAAACTTCTTGCGTATCTTGTGGAGACTGAAATGAACAAGCGCTTG AAAGAAGGCATATACAAGGGAAAGAAGTTCAATGCCATATGTCACTTTTTTGGTTACCAAGCTCGTGGATCTCTTCCATCGAAATTCGACTGTGATTATGCCTAC GTTCTTGGACATATATGTTACCACGTCCTTGCAGCTGGTCTGAATGGTTACATGGCAACTGTAACCAACCTGAAAAGTCCTGTAAACAAGTGGAAATGTGGTGCTGCACCTATTACA GCGATGATGACGGTGAAGCATTGGTCCCAAAATGCTAGTTCTACTTTAACTTCAATTGGTAGACCTGCAATTCATCCAGCTATGGTGGATTTGAAAGGCAAAGCATACGA cctCTTGAGACAGAATGCACAGAAGTTCTTGATGGAAGATCTGTACAGAAACCCAGGACCGCTTCAGTACGATGGTCCTGGTGCGGACGCTAAAGCAGTGAGTCTCTGTGTTGAAGATCAAGATTACATGGGCCGTATCAAGAAGCTGCAGGAATATCTAGACcag GTGAGGAAGATAGTGAAACCAGGATGTTCTCAAGACGTATTGAAGGCAGCACTGAGTGTGATGGCTTCGGTGACTGATGTTCTTACTACTATTTCTTCAACTGGTGGTCAATAG